The DNA window GCTGCGGCAAGTCCACCGTCGCGAAGCTCCTCGTGCACCTGGAGCGCCCCACGTCCGGGCGGATCCTCTACAAGGGCGAGGACATCACGAGGCTGTCCGGACGCGCGCTGAAGGCCGTCCGGCGCAACATCCAGATGGTCTTCCAGGACCCGTACACCTCGCTCAACCCGCGGATGACCGTCGGCGACATCATCGGCGAGCCCTACGACATCCACCCCGAGGTGGCGCCCAAGGGCGACCGGCGCAAGAGGGTGCAGGAGCTGCTCGACGTCGTCGGCCTCAACCCCGAGTACATCAACCGCTATCCGCACCAGTTCTCCGGCGGCCAGCGCCAGCGCATCGGCATCGCGCGGGGGCTCGCCCTGCGGCCCGAGGTGATCGTCGCCGACGAGCCCGTCTCGGCGCTGGACGTCTCCGTCCAGGCCCAGGTCGTCAACCTCCTGGAACGGCTGCAGGCCGAGTTCGACCTGGCGTACGTCTTCATCGCCCACGACCTGTCGGTGGTCCGGCACATCTCGGACCGGGTCGCGGTGATGTACCTCGGGCGGTTCGCCGAAGCGGGCACGGACACCCAGATCTACGAGCACGCCACGCACCCGTACACGCAGGCCCTGCTGTCGGCCGTGCCCGTCCCGGACCCGCGGGCGCGGGAGGGCCGCGAGCGCATCATCCTCACCGGGGACGTGCCCTCGCCGGCCCACCCGCCGTCGGGGTGCCGGTTCCGCACGCGGTGCTGGAAGGCCCAGGAGAAGTGCGCGCGGGTCGTACCGCCGCTGGAGATCCCGGACTGGTTCCTGGAGGGCGCCGGCCCGGAGGCGCACGCGTCGGCGTGCCACTACGCGGAGGAACGCGTGTCGCCGGCCGACGACCTCTGAGTGCCCGCGCCCCGTCAGGCCCCGGGCGGCGCCACCGTCGTGGGCGGCTCCGGGAAGTGGCACGCCGACAGGTGCCCGTCCCCGGAGCCGTCCGCGCGGGCGAGCTCCGGGTCCTCCGCCGCGCAGCGCTCCCGCGCCTTCCAGCAGCGCGTGCGGAAGCGGCAGCCCGACGGCGGGGCGACCGGGGAAGGGACGTCCCCGGTGAGGCGGATCCTTTCGCGCCGCGCCGTACCCTCCGCGTCCGCCGCCTCCGGCACCGCCGACAGCAGCGCGTGCGTGTACGGGTGGCGCGGCCGCCGGTAGATGTCGTCGCGGGAGCCCGTCTCCACGATCCTGCCCAGGTACATCACGGCGACGCGCTGCGAGAAGTGCCGCACCACGGCCAGGTCGTGGGCGATGAACAGGAAGGCGATCCCCAGCTCCCGCTGCAGCGACTGCAGCAGGTTGACGACCTGCGCCTGGATGGAGACGTCGAGCGCCGAGACGGGCTCGTCGGCGACGACGATCTTCGGGTCCAGGGCGAGGGCCCGGGCCACTCCGATCCGCTGCCGCTGCCCGCCGGAGAACTCGTGCGGGAAGCGGTTGTAGTGCTCGGGGCTGAGCCCCACGGTCTCCAGGAGCTCGCGCACGCGCGCCTCGCGCCCGCCCGGCGGCTCGATGCCGTGGATCTCCAGCGGCCCGGAGACGATCCGGCCGACCGTCTGCCGCGGGTTCAGCGACGCGTACGGGTCCTGGAAGATCATCTGGATCTCGGAGCGGACGGGGGCGAGCTGCCTGCGCCCGGCGTGGGTGATGTCGCGGCCCCGGTAGCGGATCCGCCCGGCCGTCGGCTCCAGCAGCCGGGTGAGCAGCCGCCCGGTGGTCGACTTGCCGCAGCCGGACTCGCCGACCAGGCCGAAGCTCTCCCCGGCGCGCACGGTCAGGTCGATGCCGTCGACGGCCTGCACGGCGCCGACGGTCCGCCGGACGGGGAATCCGCCGCGCACCGGGAAGTGCTTGGTGAGGTTCTCGGCGACGAGCAGCGGCTCGCCGACCCGGAGGCTCTTCTCGTCCATGGTCGCTGCTCCTCAGCCGAGCCGGGGTCGGATCTGCTCCGCGTACACGCTGCGCTGCCGCTCCTCCCCGAGGTGGCAGGCCGCCCCCCGGCCGGGCGGCAGGGACGGTTGCTCCGTGCGGCAGCGGTCCTCCGCCACGTCGGCGGCGTACGCGCAGCGCGGGTGGAAGGGACAGCCGGGCGGTGGGGCCAGCAGGCTGGGCGGGGTGCCGGGGATGGGGGTGAGCGGCTGCCCTACGTCGGAGGAGAGCCGGGGCATGGAGCCCAGCAGGCCCCAGGTGTACGGGTGCCGGGGCGCCCGCAGCACCTCCCGCACGGGCCCCTGTTCGACGGCCCGCCCGGCGTACATCACCAGCAGGTCGTCCACGGTGCCGGCGACGACGCCCAGGTCGTGGGTGACGAGGACGATGGCCGCGCCGGTCTGCTGCTGGAGCTCCTTGAGCAGGTCGAGGATCTGGGCCTGCACGGTGACGTCGAGCGCGGTCGTCGGCTCGTCGGCGATGAGCAGCTCGGGGTCGCAGACCAGCGCCATCGCGATCATCGCGCGCTGCCGCATCCCGCCGGAGAACTGGTGGGGGTAGTCGTCCACGCGCAGCGCCGGATCGGTGATGCCGACCCGGCGCAGCATCTCGACCGCCCGCAGCCGGGCCTCCCGCCGGGAGGCGCCGGTGTGCTTGCGGTACGGCTCGGCGATCTGCCGGCCGACGGTGTAGTAGGGGGAGAGGGCGGTGAGCGAGTCCTGGAAGACCATCGCCACCTTGTTCCCGCGCAGCTTCTCCAGGACGGACTCCGGCGCCCCGGTCAGCTCCTGCCCGTCGAGCCGGACCTCGCCGCGGATCTCGGTGGTGCGCGGGTCGTGCAGCCCGAGCACGGCGAGGTTGGTGACGGACTTCCCGGAGCCGGACTCGCCGACGATGCCGAGCGTGCGGCCGCGCTCCAGGGTGAAGGACAGGCCGTCGACGGCCCGTACGGTGCCGTCCTCGGTGGCGAAGCGCACGTACAGGTCGCGCACGGAGAGGAAGGGGGTCAACTGCGGTCTCCTGACGGCTAGGCGAGCCGCACGCGCGGGTCGATGACGGCGTAGGCGGCGTCCACCACGATGTTGGCGACGACGATCGCCGTGCAGCCGACGAGCATCACCGCCATCAGGGTCGGCAGGTCGGTCTCGCTCACCGAGGACACCGCGAGCCGGCCCAGGCCGTGCAGGCTGAAGGTGAACTCGGTGATGATCGCGCCGCCGAAGAGCGACCCGAGGTCGATGCCGAAGATGGTGACGATGGGCGCGAGGGCGCCCCGCCAGGCGTAGTGGAAGAAGACGGCGCGCCGGCCCAGCCCCTTGGCGCGGGCCGCGCGCACGTGGTCCTCGCCGAGCTGCTCGATCATCTGGGAGCGCGTCATCCGGCTGTAGTTGGCGATGAAGATGATGGACAGCACCAGCCAGGGGATGAGCATGCCGGTGAACCACTTCACCGGGTCCTCGGTGATGGGGTGGTAGGCCGGGTTGTCCATCCAGTGCAGCCCGCTGACGAGCACGGCCAGGGCGATGACGCCGACGAAGTAGATCTGCAGGGCGTTGCCGACGAGGGACAGGGAGCTGAAGAACTTGTCGATCCAGGTCCCGCGGAAGGCGGCGGCGATCATGCCGATGCCGACGCCGACGACGAGGAAGACGGCGGCCCCGCCGAGCGTGATGGACAGGGTCGTGGGGAAGCGGTCCACGATGGTGCCCCACACCGGCTGCTGGTTGGAGAACGAGTAGCCGAAGCAGGGCGCCGGGCAGTGGCCGACGGTGAAGTCGCGGCCGGTGAAGATGCCCGCCATGTAGTGCCAGTACTGCACGGGCACCGGCTCGTCCAGACCGAGGTTCTTGTTGATCAGGGCGATGGCGTCCGGGGTGCAGTTCTTGCCGCAGGACATCAGGGCCGGCTGGGAGGGCAGTGCGAAGAACAGGGCGAAGGTGATCGCGCTGATCAGCACGATGATGACGAGGGCGCCGAGCGAGCGGCGCGCGAGGAAGCGCAGCATGGTCCGCCGTCCGGGGGAGCGTTACTTGACGTAGACGCCGGTCGGGTCGACGGTTCCGTAGACCGGCTGGTAGCGGACTCCGCCCAGGTTCGAGCCCCACAGGGAGAACTGGGTGTTGTAGAAGGTCGGCACGCCGGGCACGTCCTCGGTGAGGATCTTGTCGGCGAGCTTCTGCCACTCGGGCGCGGCCTTCTTCACGTCGGCGATCGCGTTGATCCGGTCGATCTCCTTGTTGACGGCGGCGTTGTCGAGGTGTCCGTAGTTCTGGGAGCCGTCGGCGATCTGCCGGCCGTCGAAGAGGGGCGGCACGACGGTCGAGGCGACGGGCCAGTCCGCGCCCCACGAGGTGCGGTAGATGTCGAACTTGTTCTTCACCTCGGCGATCGCGGTCCGCCAGGTGTTGGCGTCGATCTCCTTCTTCTGCACCTTGAAGCCCGCGCGTTCCAGGGCCTGGGTGACGACCACGGAGACCTTCTGCTGGATGTCGGTGTTGGCGTAGGCGTAGACGATCTCCTGGCCCTCCTTGCCGGCCGCCTTGAGCAGCTCGCGGGCCTTCTCCGGGTCGCCGGCCGGCTTGTCCTTCTTCCCGAACGGGTCGGTCGGCCGGTAGCCGTCCATGGCGGGGGAGAGGAGGTTGGTGGCGACCACCCCGGCGGTCGCGCCACCCACCTGCTGGAGGATCTGCCCGTTGGGCATCGCGTACGCGAGCGCCTTGCGGACGCCTACGTCCTTGAGCCGGTCCATGTTGAAGCTGATGTAGTCCACGTACGGCTGGATCTCCACGAACCGGCGCGCCTTGGTGTCGGCCTGGCCGAGGACCTTCTCGGTCATCTCCGGGGCGACGGCGTTGGAGAACGACAGGGTGTTCTTGTCGCCGCCCTGGTCGGCGAGGTAGCGCCGCGTGGAGTCCGCGTACTGGTGGCCGAAGCTGATCTCGAACCGGTCGGCGTACTGGTGCCGGATCGGGTCCGTCTTCGCGTCCCAGTGCTCGTTGCGCACGAGCGTCAGCGACTTGCCGACCTTGTAGTCGCCGACCTTGTAGGGGCCGGAGGCGAAGGGGGCGTTGTCGTACTTGCGCTGGGTGTCCTTCTCCGCCTTGACGGCGCCGATGTTCGGCATGGCGGTGGCGAAGGGGGTGTCGGCGTGCGGCTGACGGAAGTGGAAGACGATCGTCTTGTCGTCCGGGGTGTCCAGCACGGACGCGGGCAGGTGCGCGCCCTTGTACGGGCCGTCGGGCAGCGCCTTGCGGAAGGCCGTGCCGTCGCCGGAGAGCCACTGCGGGATGTACTGCGGGCCGTCCGTCTCGAAGGCGGCGTAGAGCCGTTCGATGCTCCAGCGCACGTCCTTGGAGGTGATCGGCGAGCCGTCCTCGAACTTCAGCCCGTCCTTGAGGGTGAACTTCCAGGTCTTCCCGCCGTCGGAGGAGGTGCCCGCGTCGGTCGCCAGATCGCCGACGATCTTCACCTTGCCCTTGTCGTCCACCTTGTACGAGGTGAGCGTGCGGTTGTAGAGCATCTGGTTGGCGAGCATGTCGTTGTAGTAGATCTGCCCGGGGTCGAGGTGGACGAAGGCGTCGCGCTGCAGGACGCCGACCGTTCCGCCCTTCTTCGCGCCGGGGACCTCCGGGGCCGGACCGGCGGAGTCCTCCTTGGTGCCGATCGAGTAGTTGGCGGAGGCGTTCTTGTCCGTGCCGGGCCCCGCGCTCTTGTCACCCCCGCCCCCGCCGCCTCCGCTGCTGCACGCGGAGAGCACGAGGGCGCCGGAGGCCAGGGCGGCCGCCGCGGCCGCGAGCCGGCCTCTGGACCGGAGGGGTCCCGTGGTGGGCTTCGTCGTGGGCGTCATGGGTCGATGCACCTGCCTGTCCGTCGTCGGCGGTTCCTGTGTGCACGTCCTCAGCGTCCGGTCCGCGGGTCGAAGGCGTCCCGGACCGAGTCCCCGAGCAGGTTGAAGGCGACCACGAAAACGATCATCGCGAGGCCGGGGAAGAAGATGTAGGTGATGTCGCTCTCGTAGTAGTGGGCGCCGTTGGCGAACATCCGGCCCCAGTCCGGCGTGGGCTCCACGATGCCGACGCCGATGAAGGACAGCCCGGCCTCGATGGTCACGAAGCTGGGCAGCATCAGCGTCGACTGCACCAGGATGGGCGTCCAGAGGTTGGGCAGCAGCTCCTTGGTGATGATCCGCCAGGGCGACGCACCGGTGACCCGCGCCGCCTCGACGAACTCCCGTTCCCGCAGGCTCAGCACCTGCCCGCGCAGCAGCCGCGCCAGCCCCATCCAGCCCAGCACCCACAGCACCAGAATCAGCGTCAGCACGCGCAGATAGGTCGGGGTCTCCTTCTCCGGGCTCACGAAGAGCGCGTAGACGACCGGCGTGAAGGCGATGAACGACAGCTGGCTCGGGAAGGCCAGCAGCAA is part of the Streptomyces roseifaciens genome and encodes:
- a CDS encoding ABC transporter ATP-binding protein: MPGNGEAILEVRDLVKHYPLTRGILFKKQIGAVHAVDGVSFDLRRGETLGIVGESGCGKSTVAKLLVHLERPTSGRILYKGEDITRLSGRALKAVRRNIQMVFQDPYTSLNPRMTVGDIIGEPYDIHPEVAPKGDRRKRVQELLDVVGLNPEYINRYPHQFSGGQRQRIGIARGLALRPEVIVADEPVSALDVSVQAQVVNLLERLQAEFDLAYVFIAHDLSVVRHISDRVAVMYLGRFAEAGTDTQIYEHATHPYTQALLSAVPVPDPRAREGRERIILTGDVPSPAHPPSGCRFRTRCWKAQEKCARVVPPLEIPDWFLEGAGPEAHASACHYAEERVSPADDL
- a CDS encoding ABC transporter ATP-binding protein, encoding MDEKSLRVGEPLLVAENLTKHFPVRGGFPVRRTVGAVQAVDGIDLTVRAGESFGLVGESGCGKSTTGRLLTRLLEPTAGRIRYRGRDITHAGRRQLAPVRSEIQMIFQDPYASLNPRQTVGRIVSGPLEIHGIEPPGGREARVRELLETVGLSPEHYNRFPHEFSGGQRQRIGVARALALDPKIVVADEPVSALDVSIQAQVVNLLQSLQRELGIAFLFIAHDLAVVRHFSQRVAVMYLGRIVETGSRDDIYRRPRHPYTHALLSAVPEAADAEGTARRERIRLTGDVPSPVAPPSGCRFRTRCWKARERCAAEDPELARADGSGDGHLSACHFPEPPTTVAPPGA
- a CDS encoding ABC transporter ATP-binding protein, with product MTPFLSVRDLYVRFATEDGTVRAVDGLSFTLERGRTLGIVGESGSGKSVTNLAVLGLHDPRTTEIRGEVRLDGQELTGAPESVLEKLRGNKVAMVFQDSLTALSPYYTVGRQIAEPYRKHTGASRREARLRAVEMLRRVGITDPALRVDDYPHQFSGGMRQRAMIAMALVCDPELLIADEPTTALDVTVQAQILDLLKELQQQTGAAIVLVTHDLGVVAGTVDDLLVMYAGRAVEQGPVREVLRAPRHPYTWGLLGSMPRLSSDVGQPLTPIPGTPPSLLAPPPGCPFHPRCAYAADVAEDRCRTEQPSLPPGRGAACHLGEERQRSVYAEQIRPRLG
- a CDS encoding ABC transporter permease yields the protein MLRFLARRSLGALVIIVLISAITFALFFALPSQPALMSCGKNCTPDAIALINKNLGLDEPVPVQYWHYMAGIFTGRDFTVGHCPAPCFGYSFSNQQPVWGTIVDRFPTTLSITLGGAAVFLVVGVGIGMIAAAFRGTWIDKFFSSLSLVGNALQIYFVGVIALAVLVSGLHWMDNPAYHPITEDPVKWFTGMLIPWLVLSIIFIANYSRMTRSQMIEQLGEDHVRAARAKGLGRRAVFFHYAWRGALAPIVTIFGIDLGSLFGGAIITEFTFSLHGLGRLAVSSVSETDLPTLMAVMLVGCTAIVVANIVVDAAYAVIDPRVRLA
- a CDS encoding ABC transporter substrate-binding protein, producing the protein MTPTTKPTTGPLRSRGRLAAAAAALASGALVLSACSSGGGGGGGDKSAGPGTDKNASANYSIGTKEDSAGPAPEVPGAKKGGTVGVLQRDAFVHLDPGQIYYNDMLANQMLYNRTLTSYKVDDKGKVKIVGDLATDAGTSSDGGKTWKFTLKDGLKFEDGSPITSKDVRWSIERLYAAFETDGPQYIPQWLSGDGTAFRKALPDGPYKGAHLPASVLDTPDDKTIVFHFRQPHADTPFATAMPNIGAVKAEKDTQRKYDNAPFASGPYKVGDYKVGKSLTLVRNEHWDAKTDPIRHQYADRFEISFGHQYADSTRRYLADQGGDKNTLSFSNAVAPEMTEKVLGQADTKARRFVEIQPYVDYISFNMDRLKDVGVRKALAYAMPNGQILQQVGGATAGVVATNLLSPAMDGYRPTDPFGKKDKPAGDPEKARELLKAAGKEGQEIVYAYANTDIQQKVSVVVTQALERAGFKVQKKEIDANTWRTAIAEVKNKFDIYRTSWGADWPVASTVVPPLFDGRQIADGSQNYGHLDNAAVNKEIDRINAIADVKKAAPEWQKLADKILTEDVPGVPTFYNTQFSLWGSNLGGVRYQPVYGTVDPTGVYVK
- a CDS encoding ABC transporter permease codes for the protein MTSSSPAPVAHPEPVGRSPGQLMRRRFKRDRPGVVSAYVVTFFFLVALAAPLISKLYGRNPTETYGLNEPGLLNEFGYPVKPNGGISGSFWFGIEPTLGRDVLTQLVYGIRTSLLIAAAATVLCVLTGVLIGVTAGYLGGRTDYLLGRFIDLLLAFPSQLSFIAFTPVVYALFVSPEKETPTYLRVLTLILVLWVLGWMGLARLLRGQVLSLREREFVEAARVTGASPWRIITKELLPNLWTPILVQSTLMLPSFVTIEAGLSFIGVGIVEPTPDWGRMFANGAHYYESDITYIFFPGLAMIVFVVAFNLLGDSVRDAFDPRTGR